One genomic window of Rhinolophus ferrumequinum isolate MPI-CBG mRhiFer1 chromosome 23, mRhiFer1_v1.p, whole genome shotgun sequence includes the following:
- the LOC117015645 gene encoding aminoacyl tRNA synthase complex-interacting multifunctional protein 1: MIVCRFLAKMANNDAVLKRLEQKGAEADQIIEYLKQQVALLKEKAILQATLREEKKLRVENAKLKKEIEELKQELIQAEIKNGVKQIPFPSGTLLQANSTVSENVIQSVPLTTISSGAKEQIQGGREEKKVKEKIEKKGEKKEKKQQSIPGSADSKPIDVSRLDLRIGRIITARKHPDADSLYVEEVDVGEVAPRTVVSGLVNHVPLEQMQNRMAILLCNLKPAKMRGVLSQAMVMCASSPEKVEILAPPNGSIPGDRITFDAFPGEPDKELNPKKKIWEQIQPDLYTNDECVATYKGAPFEVKGKGVCRAQTMSNSGIK, encoded by the coding sequence ATGATTGTCTGCCGTTTCTTGGCAAAAATGGCAAACAATGATGCTGTTCTGAAGAGACTGGAACAGAAGGGAGCAGAGGCAGATCAAATTATTGAGTATCTTAAGCAGCAAGTTGctcttcttaaagaaaaagcaattttacAAGCAACtttgagagaagagaagaaacttCGAGTTGAAAATGctaaactgaagaaagaaattgaagaattgAAGCAAGAGCTAATTCaggcagaaattaaaaatggagtgAAACAAATACCATTTCCGTCTGGTACTCTACTGCAAGCTAATTCCACGGTTTCTGAAAATGTGATACAATCTGTACCATTAACAACCATATCTTCTGGTGCCAAAGAACAGAtacaaggaggaagagaagaaaagaaggtgaaagagaaaattgaaaagaaaggagagaaaaaggagaagaagcagCAGTCTATACCAGGAAGTGCTGACTCTAAGCCAATAGATGTTTCCCGTCTGGATCTTCGAATTGGTCGTATAATCACTGCCAGAAAACATCCTGATGCAGATTCTTTGTATGTAGAAGAAGTAGATGTTGGAGAAGTAGCCCCAAGAACAGTCGTCAGTGGCCTGGTGAACCATGTTCCTCTTGAACAGATGCAAAATCGGATGGCGATTTTACTTTGTAACCTAAAACCTGCAAAGATGAGGGGAGTGCTATCTCAAGCAATGGTGATGTGTGCTAGTTCACCAGAAAAAGTTGAAATCTTGGCACCTCCTAACGGGTCTATTCCTGGAGACAGAATTACTTTTGATGCTTTTCCTGGAGAGCCTGACAAGGAGCTGAATCCTAAGAAGAAGATTTGGGAGCAAATCCAGCCTGATCTTTACACTAATGATGAGTGTGTGGCTACATACAAAGGAGCTCCCTTTGAGGTGAAAGGGAAGGGAGTGTGTAGGGCTCAGACTATGTCCAAcagtggaataaaataa